One Bacteroidota bacterium genomic window carries:
- the purL gene encoding phosphoribosylformylglycinamidine synthase subunit PurL has product MPDTAVREPAVTLDLAREHGLTDEEYGWIVDRLGRTPTFVELGIYSVMWSEHCSYKNSIALLKKLPREGEQLLVEAGEENAGLVDIGDGLAVAFKIESHNHPSAVEPYQGAATGVGGIQRDIFTMGARPIASLNSLRFGSLENPRVRYLFDGVVRGIGDYGNSFGVPTVAGEVYFDPAYEGNPLVNAMSVGVVKVGETASAIATGVGNPVYIVGSATGRDGIHGATFASEEISEASEAKRPSVQVGDPFTEKLLLEASLEAIATGAVVGIQDMGAAGITCSSSEMSAKGAAGMVLWLDRVPARESGMTPYELMLSESQERMLIVAERGRESEIEAVFEKWDLHAVNIGEVTDDGRVRVHWHGDLVADVPAEHLVLGGGAPVYHRETKRPAYLDTAQAFDPASVPDVTAIDAGAVLKQLLGSPNIASKRWVFEQYDTTVRTNTVQGPGLSDAAVVRIKGTDKGLAVKTDCNGRYVYLNPRRGGQIAVAEAARNVVCAGGQPLAVTNCLNFGNPYKPEVYWQFTEAVGGMGDACRALATPVTGGNVSFYNENPDGAVFPTPTIGMLGLVENVETDTTQLSFRDEGDVIFLLTPDAWQHRAEIGGTEYLAAVLGQTTGDAPHLDLDEEAAVQAAMLSLIRSGLVRSAHDVSDGGLAVCLAECSFGGHGAEIDLDAPAGLRLDAVLFGEAQSRIVFTARGDDGEMVQDTLVGTGARAVPIGRVAGDRLQIRVGGEAVIGEAVADLAAPYDAAIPDVMEA; this is encoded by the coding sequence ATGCCCGATACCGCTGTCCGTGAACCCGCTGTCACCCTGGACCTAGCCCGCGAGCACGGGCTGACCGACGAAGAGTACGGTTGGATCGTCGACCGCCTCGGACGGACCCCGACGTTCGTCGAGCTCGGCATCTACTCGGTGATGTGGAGCGAGCACTGCTCGTACAAAAACTCCATCGCCCTGCTCAAAAAACTCCCGCGCGAGGGCGAGCAGCTTCTGGTCGAGGCGGGGGAGGAGAACGCCGGGCTGGTCGACATCGGCGATGGACTCGCGGTGGCGTTCAAGATCGAGAGCCACAACCACCCGTCGGCCGTCGAGCCGTACCAGGGCGCGGCGACGGGCGTCGGCGGCATCCAGCGCGACATCTTCACGATGGGGGCTCGCCCGATTGCGAGCCTCAACTCGCTCCGCTTCGGATCCCTCGAGAATCCCCGCGTGCGCTACCTCTTCGACGGCGTCGTCCGCGGCATCGGCGACTACGGCAACTCGTTCGGCGTCCCGACCGTCGCGGGCGAGGTCTACTTCGACCCGGCCTACGAGGGCAACCCGCTCGTCAACGCGATGTCGGTCGGCGTCGTCAAGGTTGGCGAGACGGCGAGCGCGATTGCAACCGGCGTCGGCAACCCGGTCTACATCGTAGGCAGCGCGACGGGCCGCGACGGGATCCACGGCGCGACCTTCGCCTCGGAGGAGATCTCCGAAGCCAGCGAGGCCAAGCGCCCGAGCGTCCAGGTCGGCGACCCCTTTACGGAGAAGCTCCTCCTCGAAGCCTCACTCGAGGCCATCGCCACCGGCGCGGTCGTCGGCATCCAGGACATGGGCGCGGCCGGGATCACCTGCTCGTCGTCCGAGATGAGCGCGAAGGGCGCGGCCGGGATGGTGCTCTGGCTCGACCGCGTGCCGGCGCGCGAGTCGGGCATGACGCCCTACGAACTGATGCTCTCCGAGAGCCAGGAGCGGATGCTGATCGTCGCCGAGCGCGGGCGCGAATCCGAGATCGAGGCCGTCTTCGAGAAGTGGGACCTCCACGCCGTCAATATCGGCGAGGTCACGGACGATGGACGCGTCCGGGTCCACTGGCACGGCGACCTCGTGGCCGACGTGCCGGCCGAGCACCTCGTCCTCGGCGGCGGCGCGCCGGTCTACCACCGCGAGACGAAGCGCCCGGCCTATCTCGACACCGCCCAGGCCTTCGACCCAGCGAGCGTCCCCGACGTGACGGCGATCGACGCAGGCGCCGTCCTCAAGCAGCTCCTCGGCTCGCCGAACATCGCCTCGAAGCGGTGGGTCTTCGAGCAGTACGACACGACCGTCCGCACGAACACCGTCCAGGGGCCGGGCCTCAGCGACGCAGCCGTCGTCCGCATAAAAGGCACCGACAAAGGGCTCGCCGTCAAGACCGACTGCAACGGGCGCTACGTCTACCTCAACCCACGCCGGGGCGGGCAGATCGCCGTCGCCGAGGCGGCGCGCAACGTGGTCTGCGCCGGTGGGCAGCCGCTTGCCGTCACCAACTGCCTCAACTTCGGCAACCCCTACAAGCCCGAGGTCTACTGGCAGTTCACCGAGGCCGTCGGTGGGATGGGCGACGCCTGCCGCGCGCTCGCAACGCCCGTCACGGGCGGCAACGTCTCGTTCTACAACGAGAATCCCGACGGGGCCGTCTTCCCGACCCCGACGATCGGCATGCTCGGCCTTGTGGAGAACGTCGAGACCGATACGACGCAGCTCAGCTTCCGCGACGAGGGGGACGTGATTTTTCTCCTCACGCCCGACGCGTGGCAGCACCGCGCCGAGATCGGCGGGACCGAGTACCTCGCCGCCGTTCTCGGCCAGACGACCGGCGACGCGCCGCACCTAGACCTGGACGAAGAGGCGGCCGTGCAGGCAGCGATGCTGAGCCTGATCCGTAGCGGCCTCGTGCGGAGCGCGCACGACGTCTCCGACGGCGGCCTCGCCGTCTGTCTCGCCGAGTGCTCGTTCGGCGGGCACGGTGCGGAGATCGACCTGGACGCTCCGGCCGGCCTCCGGCTCGACGCCGTCCTCTTCGGCGAGGCGCAGAGCCGGATCGTCTTCACCGCCCGCGGCGACGACGGCGAAATGGTGCAAGACACGCTCGTCGGGACCGGCGCGCGCGCTGTCCCCATCGGCCGCGTCGCCGGCGACCGGCTGCAGATCCGCGTCGGCGGCGAGGCTGTGATCGGCGAGGCGGTGGCGGACCTCGCCGCGCCGTACGACGCCGCGATCCCCGATGTAATGGAAGCGTGA
- a CDS encoding LysM peptidoglycan-binding domain-containing protein, whose amino-acid sequence MSAASRLLCACLLMALAAPVQAQTLAENIEDARTAARAEVALAQDEALRQFTFRTSAEDGVLTVFGVVATPAQRDRVAEVVRAVEGVAEVVSNVQSTGAAGRVSQPDTAADAAPKAAPTPEPAPAAEAVYHTVRSGDTLGAIARRYGVTVRQVQQLNGLRGTRIRAGQRLQVK is encoded by the coding sequence GTGAGCGCCGCCAGCCGCCTGCTGTGCGCGTGCCTGCTCATGGCGCTCGCCGCGCCGGTCCAGGCGCAGACGCTGGCGGAGAACATCGAGGATGCCCGCACCGCTGCCCGCGCCGAGGTCGCGCTCGCCCAGGACGAGGCCCTGCGCCAGTTCACCTTTCGGACTTCGGCGGAGGACGGCGTGCTGACCGTCTTCGGGGTCGTCGCGACGCCCGCGCAGCGGGACCGCGTGGCCGAGGTAGTCCGCGCCGTCGAGGGCGTGGCGGAGGTCGTCAGCAACGTCCAGTCGACGGGGGCGGCGGGCCGGGTGTCCCAGCCGGACACGGCCGCCGACGCGGCTCCGAAGGCGGCACCCACCCCTGAACCGGCCCCGGCAGCCGAAGCGGTCTACCACACCGTGCGGAGCGGCGACACGCTCGGCGCGATTGCGCGGCGCTACGGCGTTACCGTGCGCCAGGTGCAACAACTCAACGGGCTGCGTGGAACGCGGATTCGGGCGGGGCAGCGGCTCCAGGTGAAGTAA
- the trxB gene encoding thioredoxin-disulfide reductase gives MNTHPTPDLSAFDGIDFDGAERRNVVIVGTGPAGLTAALYAARANLEPLVYEGAQPGGQLVTTTDVENFPGYADGVLGPEMMEDFRKQAQRFGTDLRHGSVTAVDFAERPFRLVVDHETPVLADTVIISTGASAKYLGLENERRLLGRGVSACATCDGAFFRDEHLAIVGGGDTAMEEALFLTRFAEKVYVLHRRDTLRASQIMQDRAFASDKIEFLWNTVVEDVIGEHAVEGLRIKNVETGETGTLDVTGFFVAIGHKPNTELFEGWLDMDETGYIQTLPDSTHTNVEGVFACGDAQDHVYRQAVTAAGTGCMAAIDAERWLAERGAIDGVRTQTEYHAAPAEDSGDGAVVQEEL, from the coding sequence ATGAACACCCATCCGACCCCTGACCTGTCCGCCTTCGATGGTATCGATTTCGACGGGGCGGAGCGCCGCAACGTGGTCATCGTCGGGACCGGGCCGGCGGGGCTGACGGCGGCGCTCTACGCGGCGCGCGCCAACCTCGAACCGCTCGTCTACGAGGGCGCGCAGCCGGGCGGCCAGCTCGTCACCACGACCGACGTGGAGAACTTCCCGGGCTACGCCGACGGCGTCCTCGGGCCGGAGATGATGGAGGACTTCCGCAAGCAGGCCCAGCGCTTCGGGACCGACCTCCGTCACGGCTCGGTCACGGCCGTCGACTTCGCCGAGCGCCCGTTCCGGCTCGTCGTAGACCACGAGACGCCCGTCCTCGCGGACACGGTCATCATCTCGACGGGTGCGAGTGCGAAGTACCTCGGGCTGGAGAACGAGCGGCGGCTCCTCGGGCGCGGGGTCTCGGCCTGCGCAACCTGCGACGGGGCCTTCTTCCGCGACGAGCACCTCGCGATCGTCGGCGGCGGCGACACGGCGATGGAGGAGGCGCTTTTCCTCACCCGCTTCGCTGAGAAAGTCTACGTGCTCCACCGGCGCGACACCCTCCGTGCCTCGCAGATCATGCAGGACCGGGCCTTCGCCAGCGACAAGATCGAGTTCCTCTGGAACACGGTCGTCGAGGACGTGATCGGCGAGCACGCCGTCGAGGGGCTACGAATCAAGAACGTCGAGACCGGCGAGACCGGCACGCTCGACGTGACGGGCTTCTTCGTCGCCATCGGCCACAAGCCCAACACGGAGCTGTTCGAGGGCTGGCTCGACATGGACGAGACCGGCTACATCCAGACCCTCCCGGACTCGACCCACACGAACGTCGAGGGCGTCTTCGCCTGCGGCGACGCGCAGGACCACGTCTACCGCCAGGCCGTCACCGCCGCCGGGACCGGCTGCATGGCCGCCATCGACGCCGAGCGCTGGCTCGCCGAGCGCGGGGCCATCGACGGGGTCCGCACCCAGACCGAGTACCACGCCGCCCCCGCCGAGGACAGCGGCGACGGCGCGGTCGTGCAGGAGGAACTGTGA
- the trxA gene encoding thioredoxin has product MADNAKYVTLTDANFQDEVLNSDQPVLVDFWAAWCGPCRAIAPTIEELATEYEGKAKIAKMDVDNNQQIPMQFGIRSIPTLLFFKDGRIADQAIGVVQKRELAAKLDALASQTA; this is encoded by the coding sequence ATGGCCGACAACGCCAAGTACGTCACCCTCACCGACGCCAACTTCCAGGACGAGGTTCTCAACAGCGACCAGCCCGTGCTCGTCGATTTCTGGGCAGCATGGTGTGGTCCGTGCCGTGCGATCGCACCGACGATCGAAGAGCTTGCCACCGAGTACGAGGGCAAGGCGAAGATCGCGAAGATGGACGTGGACAACAACCAGCAGATCCCGATGCAGTTCGGCATCCGTTCCATCCCGACCCTGCTCTTCTTCAAGGATGGCCGCATCGCGGACCAGGCCATCGGCGTGGTCCAGAAGCGCGAACTGGCCGCCAAGCTCGACGCGCTCGCCAGCCAGACAGCCTGA
- a CDS encoding ECF-type sigma factor has protein sequence MSDAPSSQVVTRLLNRVHDGDRQALGELLPLIYDELHALAHRQRRRRGGGETLNTTALVHEAYLKIARSEGARWEDRTHFFRVAATAMRQVLVDYALRQKAAKRGGGERPVQLDEAFFLPEEKAEEVIALDEALRRLADFDERQAHLVELRYFVGFTIPETAEALGISPATVKREWTAARAWLHREIGEML, from the coding sequence ATGTCTGATGCTCCGTCTTCCCAGGTCGTAACTCGCCTGCTCAACCGCGTCCACGACGGCGACCGGCAGGCGCTAGGCGAACTGCTGCCGCTGATCTACGACGAGCTGCACGCGCTCGCCCACCGGCAGCGGCGGCGGCGCGGCGGCGGCGAAACGCTCAACACGACCGCCCTCGTCCACGAGGCATACCTCAAAATAGCCCGCTCGGAGGGGGCTCGCTGGGAGGACCGGACGCACTTCTTCCGGGTGGCCGCCACCGCCATGCGGCAGGTCCTCGTCGACTACGCGCTGCGCCAGAAGGCGGCCAAGCGCGGCGGCGGCGAGCGGCCGGTGCAGCTCGACGAAGCCTTCTTCCTGCCCGAGGAGAAGGCCGAGGAGGTGATCGCGCTCGACGAAGCCCTCCGCCGCCTCGCCGACTTCGACGAGCGGCAGGCGCACCTCGTCGAACTACGCTACTTCGTGGGGTTCACGATCCCCGAGACCGCTGAGGCGCTCGGCATCTCGCCGGCCACCGTCAAGCGCGAGTGGACCGCCGCACGGGCCTGGCTCCACCGCGAGATAGGCGAGATGCTGTAG